The following proteins are co-located in the Urocitellus parryii isolate mUroPar1 chromosome 15, mUroPar1.hap1, whole genome shotgun sequence genome:
- the LOC113178141 gene encoding vomeronasal type-1 receptor 4-like has translation MDSRDVAMGLMFLSQTAVGVLGNFSLLYYYLVLFCNECTLRSTDLILRHLIIANTLIILSKGIPQTMTTLGLKHYFNDYVCKFLLYMERVGRSVSIFITCLLSVFQNITISPMNSCWKALKGKAPKFIGFSISLCWILYMVVNSIFPLYMFSKWSSENLTRKTNYGYCFSEAGDKITESVYAALFVFPEVVFSLLMIWSSGSMVLLLYRHKQRVQHIHSIKVSPRSCPESRATQRILVLVGTFVSFYTLSSLLNVCVSLDFNPSLLLVNTNSLISMCFPTVSPFLLMSPDSILSRLYF, from the coding sequence ATGGACTCCAGAGACGTGGCCATGGGACTGATGTTCTTATCGCAGACTGCAGTAGGAGTTCTGGGAAATTTCTCtctgctttattattatttagttcttttcTGCAATGAGTGCACATTAAGGTCCACTGACTTGATTCTCAGGCACCTGATTATAGCCAACACCTTGATCATTCTCTCTAAAGGAATTCCCCAGACAATGACAACTCTTGGGCTGAAACATTACTTCAATGACTATGTGTGCAAATTTCTTTTGTACATGGAACGAGTGGGCAGGAGTGTGTCCATTTTCATCACCTGCCTCTTGAGTGTGTTCCAGAACATCACCATCAGCCCCATGAACTCCTGTTGGAAGGCTCTCAAAGGAAAAGCTCCAAAGTTCATTGGCTTCTCCATTTCCCTCTGCTGGATCCTATACATGGTGGTGAATTCCATTTTCCCTCTCTATATGTTTAGCAAATGGAGTAGCGAAAATCTGACAAGGAAAACAAATTATGGGTACTGTTTTTCTGAAGCTGGTGACAAAATCACAGAATCAGTATATGCAGCATTATTTGTATTTCCTGAAGTTGTCTTTTCCTTGCTCATGATCTGGTCCAGTGGCTCCATGGTTCTCCTTCTGTACAGGCACAAGCAGAGGGTTCAGCACATTCACAGCATCAAAGTTTCCCCCAGATCCTGCCCCGAGTCCAGAGCCACCCAGAGAATACTTGTCCTGGTGGGCACCTTTGTGAGTTTCTACACCCTCTCCTCCCTATTAAATGTTTGTGTTTCCCTTGATTTTAATCCCAGTTTGTTGTTGGTGAACACCAATTCACTCATCTCCATGTGTTTTCCCACCGTCAGCCCCTTTCTTCTCATGAGCCCTGACTCCATTCTATCCAGGCTCTACTTCTGA